The Streptomyces laurentii genome contains a region encoding:
- a CDS encoding transferase (CoA-transferase family III; pfam02515;~Predicted acyl-CoA transferases/carnitine dehydratase [Energyproduction and conversion]; COG1804;~identified by MetaGeneAnnotator; putative;~transferase [Streptomyces cattleya NRRL 8057 = DSM46488]) gives MHAEQEEAPAAAGALAPGALSGLVVADFGRVLAGPYMTMLLADLGAEVVKIERPGTGDDTRTWGPPFADGQATYFLGVNRNKRSVALDLTDPEGLAAARALVDRADVLVENFRPGTMDRLGLGYEQVRASNPGLVYCSVTGFGSAEGAHLAGYDLLVQAMGGLMSITGEPGGPGTKAGVALVDVVTGLHAGLGVLAALRHRDRTGQGQRIEVSLLTSLLSALTNQAAAHLATGTVPRPLGNRHPSITPYEVFEASDRPLVLAVGTDRQFRALCARIGSPGLADDPRFATNTARVAHREELAAALSRPLATRTADAWFEELTAAGVPCGPINDLAGAFAFADRLGLPARVPDTAAGPGQVAHPVAFEATPAAYRSAPPRLGEHTAEILAGLSERSELSESAGRPAPALPRDRPGERPVGR, from the coding sequence ATGCACGCGGAACAAGAGGAGGCGCCGGCCGCGGCCGGCGCGCTCGCGCCCGGCGCCCTGTCGGGCCTGGTCGTCGCGGACTTCGGCCGGGTCCTCGCCGGGCCGTACATGACGATGCTGCTCGCCGACCTCGGCGCCGAGGTCGTCAAGATCGAGCGCCCCGGCACGGGCGACGACACCCGGACGTGGGGCCCGCCGTTCGCCGACGGGCAGGCCACGTACTTCCTCGGGGTGAACCGCAACAAGCGGTCCGTCGCCCTCGATCTGACCGACCCGGAGGGTCTGGCCGCCGCCCGCGCCCTCGTCGACCGCGCCGACGTCCTCGTGGAGAACTTCCGCCCGGGCACGATGGACCGGCTCGGGCTCGGCTACGAGCAGGTGCGGGCCTCCAACCCGGGCCTCGTCTACTGCTCGGTGACCGGCTTCGGCTCGGCCGAGGGCGCCCATCTGGCGGGCTACGACCTGCTGGTGCAGGCCATGGGCGGGCTGATGAGCATCACCGGCGAGCCCGGCGGACCCGGTACCAAGGCGGGCGTCGCGCTCGTCGACGTGGTCACCGGCCTGCACGCCGGCCTCGGCGTCCTCGCCGCGCTCCGCCACCGCGACCGCACCGGGCAGGGCCAGCGGATCGAAGTGTCGTTGCTGACCTCGCTGTTGTCCGCGCTCACCAATCAGGCCGCCGCCCACCTGGCCACCGGGACCGTCCCGCGGCCGCTGGGCAACCGGCACCCCAGCATCACCCCGTACGAGGTGTTCGAGGCGAGCGACCGGCCGCTCGTCCTCGCCGTCGGCACCGACCGCCAGTTCCGCGCCCTGTGCGCGCGGATCGGCAGCCCCGGGCTCGCCGACGATCCGCGGTTCGCCACCAACACCGCCCGGGTCGCGCACCGCGAGGAGCTGGCCGCCGCGCTGTCCCGGCCGCTCGCCACGCGTACCGCCGACGCCTGGTTCGAGGAGCTGACCGCGGCCGGGGTGCCGTGCGGTCCGATCAACGACCTCGCCGGGGCCTTCGCCTTCGCGGACCGGCTGGGCCTCCCTGCCCGGGTGCCGGACACGGCGGCGGGGCCCGGCCAGGTCGCCCACCCCGTCGCGTTCGAGGCCACCCCGGCCGCCTACCGCTCCGCGCCCCCGCGCCTCGGCGAGCACACCGCCGAGATCCTCGCGGGGCTGTCGGAACGATCGGAACTGTCGGAGTCCGCGGGCCGGCCGGCCCCCGCTCTCCCGCGTGACCGGCCCGGCGAGCGGCCCGTAGGAAGATGA
- a CDS encoding acyl CoA dehydrogenase (Acyl-CoA dehydrogenase; cl09933;~Acyl-CoA dehydrogenases [Lipid metabolism]; COG1960;~acyl CoA dehydrogenase [Mycobacterium smegmatis str. MC2155];~identified by MetaGeneAnnotator; putative) produces MKSSPQSPRSSQPSPVHPIDLLAIDGLLTDEEREIRRTVRAFADRELRPHVAEWFESGAIPARELARSLGGLGVLGMHLEGYGCAGTNSVAYGLACVELEAVDSGLRSLVSVTGSLAMYAIRKYGSEEQKQDWLPGMAAGEYLGCFGLTEPDAGSDPGAMRTNAKRDGADWVLNGTKMWITNGSVADVAVVWARTEDGVRGFVVPTDTPGFSAPEIKQKLSLRASVTSELVLEDVRLPADAMLPGARGLSGPLGCLNEARFGIVFGALGAARDCLETAISYAADRTVFARPLSSYQLTQQKLADMSLELGKGMLLALHLGRLKDQGVLTPEQISVGKLNNVREAIAIARECRTILGANGITLEYPVLRHANNLESVLTYEGTSEVHALVIGKALTGEQAFR; encoded by the coding sequence GTGAAGTCGTCGCCGCAGTCGCCGCGTTCGTCGCAGCCCTCGCCCGTCCACCCGATCGATCTGCTCGCGATCGACGGGCTGCTCACCGACGAGGAGCGGGAGATCCGCCGTACCGTACGGGCCTTCGCCGACCGCGAGCTGCGCCCGCACGTCGCCGAGTGGTTCGAGAGCGGTGCCATCCCCGCCCGCGAACTCGCCCGTTCCCTCGGCGGTCTCGGCGTCCTCGGCATGCACCTGGAGGGCTACGGCTGCGCGGGCACCAACTCCGTGGCGTACGGCCTGGCCTGCGTGGAGCTGGAGGCCGTCGACTCCGGACTGCGCTCGCTGGTCTCCGTCACCGGCTCGCTCGCCATGTACGCCATCCGGAAGTACGGCTCCGAGGAGCAGAAGCAGGACTGGCTGCCGGGGATGGCCGCCGGCGAGTACCTCGGCTGCTTCGGCCTGACCGAGCCGGACGCCGGCTCCGACCCGGGCGCCATGCGGACCAACGCCAAGCGCGACGGCGCGGACTGGGTGCTCAACGGCACCAAGATGTGGATCACCAACGGCTCCGTGGCCGACGTCGCCGTCGTCTGGGCCCGCACCGAGGACGGCGTGCGCGGCTTCGTGGTGCCCACCGACACGCCCGGCTTCAGCGCGCCCGAGATCAAGCAGAAGCTGTCCCTGCGCGCCAGCGTCACCAGTGAGCTCGTCCTTGAGGACGTCCGGCTGCCCGCCGACGCGATGCTCCCCGGGGCCCGTGGCTTGTCCGGCCCGCTCGGCTGCCTCAACGAGGCCCGCTTCGGCATCGTCTTCGGCGCCCTCGGCGCCGCCCGCGACTGCCTGGAGACGGCGATCTCCTACGCGGCCGACCGCACCGTCTTCGCCCGGCCGCTCTCCTCGTACCAGCTCACCCAGCAGAAGCTCGCCGACATGTCGCTGGAGCTGGGCAAGGGCATGCTGCTCGCCCTCCACCTCGGCCGGCTCAAGGACCAGGGCGTTCTCACGCCCGAGCAGATCAGCGTCGGCAAGCTCAACAACGTCCGCGAGGCCATCGCCATCGCCCGCGAATGCCGCACCATCCTCGGCGCCAACGGCATCACCCTGGAGTACCCGGTGCTGCGCCACGCCAACAACCTGGAGTCCGTCCTCACGTACGAGGGGACGAGCGAGGTGCACGCCCTGGTCATCGGCAAGGCGCTCACCGGCGAGCAGGCCTTTCGCTGA
- a CDS encoding two component transcriptional regulator (DNA binding site [nucleotide binding];~Effector domain of response regulator. Bacteria and certain eukaryotes like protozoa and higher plants use two-component signal transduction systems to detect and respond to changes in the environment. The system consists of a sensor histidine kinase and...; cd00383;~PFAM: response regulator receiver; transcriptional regulator domain protein; SMART: response regulator receiver; KEGG: tgr:Tgr7_1208 two component heavy metal response transcriptional regulator;~Response regulators consisting of a CheY-like receiver domain and a winged-helix DNA-binding domain [Signal transduction mechanisms / Transcription]; COG0745;~Signal receiver domain; originally thought to be unique to bacteria (CheY, OmpR, NtrC, and PhoB), now recently identified in eukaroytes ETR1 Arabidopsis thaliana; this domain receives the signal from the sensor partner in a two-component systems; cd00156;~dimerization interface [polypeptide binding];~identified by MetaGeneAnnotator; putative;~intermolecular recognition site;~phosphorylation site [posttranslational modification];~two component transcriptional regulator [Conexibacter woesei DSM14684]) codes for MRVLIVEDEPYMAEAIRDALRLEAIAADLAGDGDIALESLSVNRYDIAVLDRDIPGPSGDEIARRIVASGSGMPILMLTAADRLDDKASGFELGADDYLTKPFEMQELVLRLRALDRRRAHSRPPVREIAGLRLDPFRREVYRDGRYVALTRKQFAVLEVLIAAEGGVVSGEELLERAWDANADPFTNAVRITVSALRKRLGEPWIIATVSGVGYRIDAQPQAGDGGEDRG; via the coding sequence ATGCGTGTGTTAATCGTCGAGGACGAGCCCTATATGGCGGAGGCCATCCGCGATGCCCTGCGCCTGGAAGCGATCGCGGCCGACCTCGCGGGCGACGGCGACATCGCCCTGGAATCGCTGAGCGTCAACAGATACGACATCGCCGTCCTCGACCGCGATATCCCCGGCCCTTCCGGCGACGAGATCGCCAGACGCATCGTCGCCTCGGGCAGCGGCATGCCGATTCTCATGCTGACCGCGGCCGACCGCCTCGACGACAAGGCATCCGGCTTCGAACTCGGCGCCGACGACTACCTCACGAAACCGTTCGAAATGCAGGAACTCGTCCTCAGGCTCCGGGCGCTCGACCGCAGGCGTGCCCACAGCCGGCCTCCTGTCCGTGAGATCGCGGGGCTGCGGCTGGATCCGTTCCGACGCGAGGTCTACCGGGACGGCCGCTACGTCGCACTGACGCGCAAGCAGTTCGCCGTACTCGAGGTCCTCATCGCCGCCGAGGGCGGTGTCGTCAGCGGCGAGGAACTTCTGGAGCGCGCGTGGGACGCGAACGCCGATCCGTTCACCAATGCTGTCCGCATCACCGTCTCAGCACTGCGCAAGCGTCTCGGTGAGCCGTGGATCATCGCCACGGTCTCCGGCGTCGGCTACCGAATCGACGCACAGCCGCAGGCCGGAGACGGGGGAGAGGACCGTGGATAG
- a CDS encoding signal transduction histidine kinase (Histidine kinase; pfam07730;~PFAM: Signal transduction histidine kinase, subgroup 3, dimerisation and phosphoacceptor region; ATP-binding region, ATPase-like; KEGG: sma:SAV_5746 two-component system sensor kinase;~Signal transduction histidine kinase [Signal transduction mechanisms];~identified by MetaGeneAnnotator; putative;~signal transduction histidine kinase [Streptomyces violaceusniger Tu4113]): MTIPAGLRRTALRARRDTGFLAAGVLPHLALVPVWSWAATTAARTGNWLLTVSVSAALVLLGAPVLTAVQRARYRVFIGVDIPRLTPTAPEPWTWASTARWLAATRPWRRIGYHLLLGPLFALLELLVLAVAAAGLAGVLAYAWSWALPTGVRQDWFGYLTRLPAYTGAGLLLLCALPWTARAVARAEARPASGLLGPSRAQRLQERVDQLAVSRTDLIEAVDAERRRIERDLHDGTQQRLVSLAVNLGLALAARPDLPCDAREAIAEAHLEAKEAIAELNDLVRGLHPAVLEDRGLDAALSGLAARTPLPVRLRVDLEERVAPHVESVAYFVISEALTNATKHADAMRAEVMVHQVGEVLRVRVTDDGLGGADAAAGTGLTGLAKRVGSLDGTFHVSSPAGGPTTITAELPCAR, encoded by the coding sequence ATGACGATTCCAGCCGGACTGAGACGCACGGCCCTCCGGGCGCGGCGGGACACCGGCTTTCTCGCCGCTGGTGTGCTGCCGCACCTGGCACTGGTGCCCGTGTGGTCCTGGGCGGCGACGACTGCCGCCAGGACGGGGAACTGGCTCCTTACGGTTTCCGTGTCGGCCGCCCTGGTCCTGCTCGGCGCCCCGGTGCTGACGGCCGTTCAGCGGGCTCGCTACCGGGTGTTCATCGGTGTGGACATCCCCCGGCTCACCCCCACCGCGCCGGAACCATGGACGTGGGCCTCTACCGCCCGGTGGCTCGCGGCGACGCGGCCGTGGCGCAGGATCGGCTACCACCTCCTGCTGGGCCCGCTGTTCGCGCTGCTGGAGCTGCTGGTGCTCGCGGTGGCAGCGGCGGGCCTGGCGGGCGTCCTCGCCTACGCCTGGTCATGGGCGCTGCCGACCGGGGTCCGGCAGGACTGGTTCGGCTACCTGACCCGGCTGCCGGCGTACACGGGGGCCGGGCTCCTCCTCCTGTGCGCCCTGCCCTGGACCGCGCGGGCGGTAGCCCGGGCCGAGGCGCGGCCGGCGTCGGGCCTGCTCGGGCCCAGCCGGGCGCAGCGGCTCCAGGAGCGGGTCGATCAGCTGGCCGTGAGCCGGACCGACTTGATCGAGGCCGTCGACGCGGAGCGCCGCCGGATCGAGCGCGACCTGCACGACGGCACCCAGCAGCGGCTGGTGTCTCTCGCGGTCAACCTGGGTCTGGCCCTTGCCGCCCGCCCGGACCTGCCGTGTGACGCCCGCGAGGCGATCGCGGAAGCGCACCTGGAGGCGAAGGAGGCGATCGCCGAACTCAACGACCTGGTGCGGGGGCTGCACCCGGCCGTGCTCGAAGACCGAGGTCTGGACGCGGCGTTGTCCGGGTTGGCTGCCCGCACGCCCCTGCCGGTGCGGCTGCGGGTCGACCTGGAGGAGCGGGTGGCGCCCCACGTGGAGTCGGTCGCGTACTTCGTGATCTCCGAGGCGCTGACCAATGCGACGAAGCACGCCGACGCGATGCGTGCGGAGGTGATGGTCCATCAGGTCGGTGAGGTGCTGCGCGTGCGCGTCACCGACGACGGGCTGGGCGGTGCCGACGCCGCCGCCGGCACGGGACTGACCGGGCTGGCCAAGCGGGTCGGCTCCCTCGACGGGACCTTCCACGTCAGCAGCCCCGCCGGCGGGCCCACCACCATCACCGCGGAGCTGCCGTGCGCGCGGTGA
- a CDS encoding hypothetical protein (Fibronectin-binding protein (FBP); pfam07299;~Hypothetical protein XNR_3236 [Streptomyces albus J1074];~identified by MetaGeneAnnotator; putative), producing MEPLTDKEIRTSFVNCTKGDAARMKLPLDFAELPWPDLDFLGWVDPGAPLRAHLVVPRPDGPVGIALRVPASARTSATKSSMCQVCLTSHASSGVTLLAAPLAGTRGREGNTIGTYVCADLACPLYVRGLRQPKLRARRPEESLSVDERVARMTGNLDAFVNQILAG from the coding sequence GTGGAACCGCTGACCGACAAAGAGATCCGCACGTCTTTCGTGAACTGCACGAAGGGTGACGCGGCCCGGATGAAGCTGCCGCTCGACTTCGCCGAGCTGCCGTGGCCCGACCTGGACTTCCTGGGCTGGGTCGACCCGGGCGCGCCACTGCGCGCCCATCTCGTCGTCCCGCGCCCCGACGGCCCGGTCGGCATCGCCCTGCGGGTCCCGGCCTCCGCCCGGACGAGCGCGACGAAGTCCAGCATGTGCCAGGTCTGCCTGACCTCGCACGCCTCCTCCGGTGTCACGCTGCTGGCCGCCCCGCTGGCCGGCACCCGCGGCCGCGAGGGCAACACGATCGGCACGTACGTCTGCGCCGACCTCGCCTGCCCGCTGTACGTCCGCGGTCTGCGTCAGCCCAAGCTGCGGGCCCGCCGCCCCGAGGAGTCGCTGTCCGTGGATGAGCGGGTGGCCCGGATGACGGGCAACCTCGACGCCTTCGTGAACCAGATCCTGGCGGGCTAG
- a CDS encoding two-component system histidine kinase (ATP binding site [chemical binding];~G-X-G motif;~Mg2+ binding site [ion binding];~identified by MetaGeneAnnotator; putative;~two-component system histidine kinase [Amycolatopsis mediterranei U32]), with product MNLVHNAIVHNLSEQGRVWVTTGVHSGTVILTVENTGEKLPPHLVSTLTEPFQRGTERIHANQTGVGLGLAIVTTITRAHDGTLTLTPRDTGGLRITVELPARASPRS from the coding sequence TTGAACCTCGTGCACAACGCCATCGTCCACAATCTGTCCGAACAGGGCAGGGTGTGGGTCACCACCGGCGTCCACTCCGGCACCGTGATACTCACGGTCGAGAACACCGGCGAGAAACTGCCGCCACACCTGGTCTCGACGCTCACCGAACCATTCCAGAGGGGCACCGAGCGCATCCACGCCAACCAGACGGGCGTCGGCCTCGGCCTGGCCATCGTCACCACCATCACTCGCGCACACGACGGCACCCTCACCCTCACCCCGCGCGACACCGGCGGTCTGCGCATCACGGTGGAACTGCCCGCGCGCGCGTCCCCACGGTCGTGA
- a CDS encoding two-component system histidine kinase (Histidine Kinase A (dimerization/phosphoacceptor) domain; Histidine Kinase A dimers are formed through parallel association of 2 domains creating 4-helix bundles; usually these domains contain aconserved His residue and are activated via...; cd00082;~dimer interface [polypeptide binding];~identified by MetaGeneAnnotator; putative;~phosphorylation site [posttranslational modification];~two-component system histidine kinase [Amycolatopsis mediterranei U32]) gives MPGRQDEFRELADAFDAMLARLEAHVAEQRRFAANASHELRTPLAVSKSLLDVARTDPSHDTGEVLDRLQVVNTRAIDLTEALLLLSRADQRSFTRERVDLSLMAEEAAETLLPSRKRTASPSRPAATSPPRADRRRSCCN, from the coding sequence ATGCCGGGCCGCCAGGACGAGTTCCGCGAACTCGCCGACGCCTTCGACGCGATGCTCGCACGGCTTGAAGCACACGTCGCCGAGCAGCGGAGATTCGCGGCGAACGCCTCGCACGAACTACGCACCCCGCTGGCCGTCTCGAAGTCTCTTCTCGACGTGGCCCGCACCGATCCGTCACACGACACCGGCGAAGTCCTCGACCGCCTCCAAGTCGTCAATACCCGAGCGATCGACCTCACCGAAGCGTTGCTCTTGCTCAGCCGAGCCGACCAGCGGTCCTTCACCCGGGAACGGGTCGACCTGTCCCTCATGGCGGAAGAAGCCGCCGAAACACTGCTCCCCTCGCGGAAAAGAACGGCGTCACCATCGAGACCCGCGGCGACATCACCCCCGCGAGCGGATCGCCGGCGCTCCTGCTGCAACTGA
- a CDS encoding transcriptional regulator, gntR family (DNA-binding site [nucleotide binding];~FCD domain; pfam07729;~Transcriptional regulators [Transcription]; COG1802;~Winged helix-turn-helix (WHTH) DNA-binding domain of the GntR family of transcriptional regulators; cd07377;~identified by MetaGeneAnnotator; putative;~transcriptional regulator, GntR family [Streptomyces venezuelae ATCC10712]) — translation MSSTGSAVERRRPPTAQQFVLTELRRAITTGELRPGDPIRQDALAARLDVSRVPLREALKTLEAEGLVVHHVHRGYFVAELSLADLEEIYRIRRILETEAVVAALARRPDGLAGALERIQREVERAADAGDVSAMAEANRRFHFVLVKASGMPRLVRLIATLWDATDAYRALYYAEDPHRALAVDEHRAVVAAVAAGDPAALVRWLDEHRDHAVAAVREVLDLA, via the coding sequence ATGAGCAGCACGGGCAGCGCGGTGGAGCGGAGACGGCCGCCGACCGCCCAGCAGTTCGTGCTGACCGAGCTGCGGCGTGCCATCACCACCGGCGAGCTGCGGCCGGGCGACCCGATCCGGCAGGACGCGCTCGCCGCCCGGCTCGACGTCAGCCGGGTGCCGCTGCGCGAGGCGCTGAAGACCCTGGAGGCGGAGGGCCTGGTGGTGCATCACGTCCACCGGGGTTACTTCGTCGCCGAGTTGTCGCTCGCGGACCTGGAGGAGATCTACCGGATCCGCCGGATCCTGGAGACCGAGGCGGTCGTCGCGGCCCTGGCCCGGCGGCCGGACGGCCTGGCCGGCGCCCTGGAACGGATCCAGCGGGAGGTGGAACGGGCGGCGGACGCGGGGGACGTCTCCGCGATGGCCGAGGCCAACCGGCGCTTCCACTTCGTCCTCGTCAAGGCGTCCGGGATGCCGCGCCTGGTGCGCCTGATCGCCACCCTGTGGGACGCGACCGACGCGTACCGCGCCCTCTACTACGCCGAGGACCCGCACCGCGCCCTCGCCGTGGACGAACACCGGGCGGTCGTCGCGGCGGTGGCCGCGGGCGATCCGGCGGCCCTGGTCCGGTGGCTGGACGAACACCGCGACCACGCGGTGGCGGCGGTGCGCGAGGTCCTCGACCTGGCGTGA
- a CDS encoding hypothetical protein (identified by MetaGeneAnnotator; putative;~sequence version:1) — protein MRHRNVADLMTPTAVAVQRGTPFKEIARLLDEYGITAVPVVDEANRPIGVVSEADLMRRHTVKDGPSSAEAMMSSPVVVARPSWTAVEAARVMERHRVKRLPVVDAHGQLIGVLSRSDLLQLFLRRDRSIQEEIVEDVVTRILRLSPASLHIDVTEGRVTLSGVLPRKSLAPIFLRLCEDVDGVVEVVDRLTYEDAPRAGEHGTV, from the coding sequence ATGAGGCACCGCAACGTCGCCGACCTCATGACGCCCACCGCGGTCGCGGTACAGCGAGGAACTCCGTTCAAGGAGATCGCCCGGCTGCTCGACGAGTACGGCATCACCGCCGTCCCCGTGGTCGACGAGGCGAACCGGCCGATCGGCGTCGTCTCCGAGGCGGACCTCATGCGGCGGCACACGGTCAAGGACGGCCCCAGCAGCGCCGAGGCCATGATGTCGAGCCCGGTGGTCGTCGCCCGCCCGTCCTGGACGGCGGTGGAGGCGGCCCGGGTCATGGAGCGGCACCGGGTGAAGCGGCTGCCGGTGGTGGACGCGCACGGGCAGCTGATCGGCGTGCTCAGCCGCAGCGATCTGCTGCAGCTGTTCCTCCGGCGGGACCGGTCCATCCAGGAGGAGATCGTGGAGGACGTGGTCACCCGCATCCTCCGGCTCTCCCCCGCGTCCCTGCACATCGACGTCACGGAGGGCCGGGTCACGCTGAGCGGCGTCCTGCCGCGCAAGAGCCTCGCGCCGATCTTCCTGCGGCTGTGCGAGGACGTGGACGGCGTGGTGGAGGTCGTGGACCGGCTCACGTACGAGGACGCGCCCCGGGCCGGGGAGCACGGCACCGTCTGA
- a CDS encoding beta-lactamase (Beta-lactamase class C and other penicillin binding proteins [Defense mechanisms]; COG1680;~Penicillin binding protein transpeptidase domain; cl01009;~beta-lactamase [Streptomyces sp. C];~identified by MetaGeneAnnotator; putative) codes for MRNPTTARRRRLCVGAVLAGTLSLPALTVPAYGATAPGPYTPPVSAAPAAPQPPSPTPAGDEFATLDRSVTDQLDGAVQHVMRQAHVPGVIVALSAPGKGEYIRSFGVADKQTGRPMTPGLNMRIGSETKTFTVTAMLELVDRGKVGLDDPIGKYVSGVPNGDRITLRQLAGMRSGLFNYTADEGFYKAFTSDPQRRFTPQQLLSYSFRHPVNFQPGQKFEYSNTNAILLGLVVEKAGGMPLNEFIAKNVTGRAGLRHTFLPTDAAFPQPHARGYTNQTATGQIEDSTDWDPSWAWAAGGMISDLPDLRTWARVVATGTLLSTHTQAERLKTEPSGIPGTGYGLGIFDVQGWIGHNGSLPGYESLTIYLPEHQATLVVLLNTDVLTNGIEPSTLFGQAITRIVTPRHVYSLPEPADTRATPGS; via the coding sequence GTGAGGAATCCGACGACGGCGCGCCGGCGCAGGCTCTGCGTCGGCGCGGTTCTGGCGGGGACGCTGTCGCTGCCGGCTCTCACCGTCCCGGCGTACGGTGCGACGGCCCCCGGCCCGTACACGCCCCCGGTCTCCGCCGCTCCCGCGGCTCCGCAGCCGCCCTCCCCCACTCCGGCGGGCGACGAGTTCGCCACGCTCGACCGCTCGGTCACCGACCAGCTCGACGGCGCGGTGCAGCACGTCATGCGGCAGGCGCACGTCCCCGGCGTCATCGTGGCCCTCTCCGCGCCCGGCAAGGGCGAGTACATCCGTTCCTTCGGTGTCGCCGACAAACAGACCGGCCGGCCGATGACCCCCGGCCTCAACATGCGGATCGGCAGCGAGACCAAGACCTTCACGGTGACCGCCATGCTCGAACTGGTCGACCGCGGCAAGGTCGGTCTCGACGACCCGATCGGGAAGTACGTGAGCGGCGTACCCAACGGCGACCGCATCACTTTGCGCCAGCTCGCCGGGATGCGCAGCGGCCTGTTCAACTACACGGCCGACGAAGGCTTCTACAAGGCCTTCACGTCCGATCCGCAACGCCGCTTCACACCGCAGCAGTTGCTGTCCTACTCCTTCCGGCATCCGGTGAACTTCCAGCCCGGCCAGAAGTTCGAGTACAGCAACACCAACGCGATCCTGCTGGGTCTCGTGGTCGAGAAGGCCGGCGGGATGCCCCTGAACGAGTTCATCGCGAAGAACGTCACCGGCCGGGCCGGGCTCCGTCACACCTTCCTCCCGACGGACGCGGCGTTCCCCCAGCCGCACGCCCGCGGCTACACCAACCAGACAGCCACCGGACAGATCGAGGACTCCACCGACTGGGACCCGTCGTGGGCCTGGGCGGCCGGCGGCATGATCTCCGACCTGCCCGACCTGCGCACCTGGGCCCGGGTGGTCGCCACCGGCACGCTGCTGAGCACGCACACGCAGGCCGAGCGGCTGAAGACCGAACCGTCCGGGATCCCCGGCACGGGATACGGCCTGGGCATCTTCGACGTCCAGGGCTGGATCGGCCACAACGGCTCGCTGCCCGGATACGAGTCCCTGACCATCTACCTGCCCGAGCACCAGGCGACCCTGGTCGTGCTGCTCAACACCGACGTCTTGACGAACGGGATCGAGCCGAGCACGCTCTTCGGACAGGCGATCACCCGGATCGTCACGCCCCGGCACGTCTACAGCCTGCCGGAGCCGGCCGACACCCGGGCCACTCCGGGCTCCTGA